In Methanofollis sp., one DNA window encodes the following:
- a CDS encoding DUF1614 domain-containing protein: protein MAAVPASVFVPFLSTETLFLLVVLMVPILLLYLFIIVSEEAFELAGMKASRALVMTVGALIGSLIDIPFAVTNGVILAVNVGGCIIPLLLSAEVIARQRVRAGPAALAVIFVALVSYYFATPVQGEGILMPFYIAPLAGAFAGILLTRADITSPGTAYVGGAVGTLLGADIFLLATPGTIKMISGGEPTVLSIGGAGVFDGIFLTGILAVFLAALVARRIRRVNSGL from the coding sequence ATGGCCGCAGTTCCTGCAAGTGTCTTTGTCCCGTTTCTCTCGACAGAAACCCTCTTCCTCCTCGTTGTCCTGATGGTCCCGATCCTCCTCCTGTACCTCTTCATCATCGTCAGCGAGGAGGCGTTCGAACTCGCGGGCATGAAGGCGTCGCGGGCCCTGGTCATGACAGTCGGGGCGCTGATCGGGAGCCTGATCGACATCCCCTTCGCGGTCACCAACGGCGTGATCCTTGCCGTGAATGTCGGCGGGTGCATCATCCCCCTCCTCCTCTCGGCCGAGGTGATCGCACGGCAGAGGGTGCGGGCCGGGCCGGCGGCCCTCGCCGTGATCTTCGTCGCCCTTGTCTCCTATTATTTTGCGACGCCGGTGCAGGGGGAAGGGATCCTGATGCCCTTCTATATCGCACCTCTTGCCGGGGCCTTTGCAGGCATCCTCCTCACCAGGGCGGACATCACCTCGCCGGGAACCGCCTATGTGGGCGGGGCGGTGGGCACCCTCCTCGGTGCCGACATCTTCCTCCTTGCGACGCCGGGGACGATCAAGATGATCTCGGGTGGCGAACCGACCGTCCTCTCCATCGGTGGGGCCGGGGTCTTCGACGGCATCTTTCTCACCGGCATCCTCGCGGTCTTCCTGGCGGCCCTGGTCGCACGGCGGATCAGGCGGGTGAACTCGGGGCTGTAG